From Aegilops tauschii subsp. strangulata cultivar AL8/78 chromosome 5, Aet v6.0, whole genome shotgun sequence:
TGCGCCCTCGGGATTGGAGAGGCTGTTTCCCacgcccctccacctatatatagaggggagggggcgcgccaagaggacacaccaagcccttggcgcccctctctctctctctctcgcgttACTCCGTAGTTCCACCGCCTCGTCCCGGCGACGCTTAGCGAAGCGCTATCGGtgcaccaccaccacgccgtcgtgttggtTGTGATCCTATCTACTTATCCTCTcccgcttgctggatcaagaaggaggagatgtcatcgagccgcacgtgtgctaaactcggaggtgtcgtccgttcagcactagatcggttggatcgtgattggatcgcgaagagtatgactacatcaaccgcgtgataAATGCTtgcgcttacggtctacgagggtacgtagacacactctcccctctcgttgccatgcatctccatggatagatcttgcgtgtgcatagaatttttttgttttccatgcaatgtttccCAACAGCCACACCCTTCTCTATGCCGATTACTTTGAGAATAGCGCACTCTTCAAACCACAGAAATTTTGCCCCCGCTTCCGTATGGCGAGACATGTGTTCAATCGTATTCGGGAGGGAGTGGTAGCATATGATCCATACTTTGAGTGCAAGGAGGATGCCCTTGGCAAGCTTGGCTTCTCTTCTTACCAGAAATGCACTGCGGCTATTCGCATGCTTGCCTATGGAATTCCTGGTGATCTTGTGGATGAGTATGTGCATATGAGTGATTCCACATGTCTCCTCTCAATGTATAGTTTCTGCAAGGCCGTGGTGGAAGTGTTTGGCCTTGAGTATCGGAGAGAGCCAACTGCCGCTGATACAGAGAGGTTGTTGGCGATCAATGTCGTAGGGGCTTTTCGGGCATGCTTGGTAGTATATATTGTATGCACTGGTAGTGAAAGAACTATCCATTTTCTTGGCAGGGGCAGCACAAGGGGCGTGTGAAAGGTGCCACTGTCATACTTGAAGCAGTGGCTTCACAAGATCTGTGGATATGGCATTCCTTCTTTGGCATGGCTGGTTCTCACAATGATATCAGTGTTCTTCAGCGTTCTCTAGTGTTTGCAAGGCTTGCATAAGGCCACTCCCTGGAGGTCCACTTTGAGATCAATGACCACCATTACAACAAGGGATATTACCTAGCTGATGATATCTATCCTCAGTGGTCCACTCTTGTGAAGACCATACCCAATCCGCAAGAAGAGAAGAGAAAGAGGTTTGCCCAAATGCATGAGAGTGCTAGGAAGGATATGGAGCGTGCTTTCGGTGTTCTTCAGTCTCGATGGGGTATCGTTCGAAATCCTGCATTGACATGGAGCACTCAGAAGCTCTGGGAGGTGATGACTTCTTgggtgatcatgcacaacatgattaTGGAGGATGAGCGTGGTGATAGCATCTACGACCAAGGGTTTGATTTCGAGGGTGAAAATGTTGAGCCTCAGCAGCCACCTCCTGCAACCTTTGAACATTTTGTCCATTTTCATCGTGAAATGTGTGGTTTGCATACTCATGCCCAGTTCCAGGATGACTTGGTTGAGCACATGTGGATTCACATTGGCAACCAGTAGATCTATCAGTTTAATTTCTTTTCATGCAAACAAATTTCGATTGGGTTGTAATACTATTTAATATTGTTTTTATTTCGATTGGGTTGTAAGAATATTTCGAATGTTGAACTATTTGCTATGTTTGATTTGAACTATTTTTTTATGCTTCATTTTAGTATGCTAGCTAGAACGGACGAGATGCCGCCAAAATGCGGC
This genomic window contains:
- the LOC141022529 gene encoding uncharacterized protein translates to MHESARKDMERAFGVLQSRWGIVRNPALTWSTQKLWEVMTSWVIMHNMIMEDERGDSIYDQGFDFEGENVEPQQPPPATFEHFVHFHREMCGLHTHAQFQDDLVEHMWIHIGNQ